CGTAGACGGCCGACCCGGCGACGAAGACGTCGGCCCCGGCCTCGGCGCACTGCTCGATGGTCCTCGCCGAGACCCCGCCGTCGACCTGGACCCAGATGTCGCCACCGTGCTTGCGCACGGCCCGACGCACCTGCTCGACCTTGGGCATCTGGTCGGCCATGAACGACTGCCCGCCGAAGCCGGGCTCGACCGTCATGACGAGCACCATGTCCAGCTCGGGCAGCAGCTCCTCGTAGGCGGCGAAGGGGGTGTCCGGCTTGAGCGCCATGGACGCCCGGGCGCCCTGCGCGCGGATGTCGCGGGCCAGGGTCACCGGGTCCTTCGCGGCCTCGATGTGGAAGGTGACCGACTTCGCCCCGGCCTCGGCGTAGGGCGGGGCCCACCGGTCGGGGTCGTCGATCATCAGGTGGCAGTCGATGGGGATCGGGCTCACCCGCAGCAGCGACTCGACGATCGGCAGGCCGAGGGTCAGGTTGGGCACGAAGTGGGCGTCCATGACGTCCACGTGCGCCCAGTCGGCGTTGCTGATCGCCGCCAGCTCGGACTCGAGGTTGGCGAAGTCGGCGGACAGGATGCTCGGGGAGATCTGCACGGGGGTGTCCTTGGTCGAGGGGGGCCGGGGTCAGGGCTTCTTGCGCAGCAGGGCGAGGAACATCCCGTCCGTGCCGTGGATGTGGGGCCACATCTGGGCGTGGG
Above is a window of Janibacter cremeus DNA encoding:
- the rpe gene encoding ribulose-phosphate 3-epimerase, giving the protein MQISPSILSADFANLESELAAISNADWAHVDVMDAHFVPNLTLGLPIVESLLRVSPIPIDCHLMIDDPDRWAPPYAEAGAKSVTFHIEAAKDPVTLARDIRAQGARASMALKPDTPFAAYEELLPELDMVLVMTVEPGFGGQSFMADQMPKVEQVRRAVRKHGGDIWVQVDGGVSARTIEQCAEAGADVFVAGSAVYGADDAAGAVDELRELAQRHAH